One region of Metallosphaera sedula DSM 5348 genomic DNA includes:
- a CDS encoding ABC transporter permease, translating to MRKWSSQSLGIRSWGVRMKYSIPYLGYIVALGIVPFLYTFVYFGLNLSQSLSSLSTLPISEVFWNTVIYAGLTAIISALAGLILAVAVDILPRGKLIVSLLIMLPYTLPFTSAALVWSISLYANYGWFSYLFHLNFDPLNIPSLAIYGVTMVSIWSTIPLTFLITLTALRSIPSYVKENALLDNLSLSEYYGKIAVPMVGKAFWLAFLLAFLSALGNFDIPYALTEGGPGFATTTLPLLVYYEIIDLGNFSGGALVAALLSVMASIPAILILLISRSKRSGFISLSLRIPDRVFKPLMYVILGISLFFLVFPVYWMGLVAFRHSSLDFRSPPVIIPAGLTTKYFISTLDQSIPYIMSSVVVAVLASLLTIFVSFPSGYEISRGKGRWILPVSIYLYSLPSASYIIPLFIFFSSTNLMNTWWALIISTPIFTATYAVWLFHNNYLSFPRAYDDVAEVFQIRRKLLRVVMPLSRTSVFSVFLLSFILNWHLLFYPLILTQTPYNWSFPPEGAETVTVFALAQIYYRAINWALVASAALVAALPVMVVTIITLSRILKGDRGGGLKFI from the coding sequence GTGAGGAAGTGGAGTTCGCAATCACTAGGTATAAGGTCCTGGGGAGTTAGGATGAAGTACTCGATCCCCTACCTTGGATACATAGTTGCCTTGGGGATAGTCCCCTTCCTCTACACCTTCGTCTATTTTGGCCTTAACCTTTCACAGTCCTTGAGCTCCTTGAGTACACTACCAATCTCGGAGGTTTTCTGGAATACCGTGATTTATGCCGGGTTAACGGCGATAATCTCGGCCCTAGCTGGGCTCATCCTTGCCGTGGCTGTGGACATCTTACCTAGGGGCAAGCTGATCGTGTCCCTCCTGATCATGCTACCCTACACCTTACCCTTCACGTCAGCAGCCCTCGTGTGGTCCATAAGCCTTTACGCGAACTACGGTTGGTTCTCCTACCTCTTTCACCTAAACTTTGATCCCCTGAATATCCCATCTCTCGCGATCTATGGCGTGACCATGGTGAGCATTTGGTCAACCATCCCGCTCACCTTCCTCATAACGCTTACCGCGTTGAGGTCAATTCCAAGTTACGTGAAGGAGAACGCCCTCCTGGACAACTTGTCTCTCTCCGAGTATTACGGGAAGATAGCTGTCCCAATGGTGGGAAAGGCCTTCTGGTTGGCGTTCCTCCTAGCTTTCCTCTCAGCACTGGGAAACTTTGACATCCCATATGCGTTGACGGAGGGCGGTCCAGGATTCGCGACCACAACTCTCCCTCTCCTCGTGTACTACGAGATCATAGACCTCGGCAACTTCTCCGGTGGAGCCCTCGTTGCTGCGCTCCTGAGCGTTATGGCCAGTATCCCCGCAATCCTAATCCTTCTGATTTCAAGGAGCAAGAGGTCAGGTTTCATCTCCCTCTCGCTCAGGATACCGGACAGGGTGTTCAAGCCCCTCATGTACGTGATACTTGGAATTTCACTATTCTTCCTAGTGTTTCCTGTGTATTGGATGGGACTGGTCGCGTTTAGGCATTCCTCCCTAGATTTTAGGTCTCCTCCCGTGATTATCCCGGCGGGCTTAACCACGAAGTATTTCATCTCCACGCTGGATCAGTCTATTCCCTACATCATGTCGAGCGTCGTCGTGGCCGTTCTCGCCTCCCTCCTGACCATATTCGTGTCCTTTCCATCAGGATATGAAATTTCCCGCGGGAAGGGGAGATGGATCCTCCCAGTCTCGATCTACCTTTACTCCCTCCCCTCAGCGTCCTACATCATCCCCCTATTCATCTTCTTCTCGTCCACGAACCTCATGAATACGTGGTGGGCACTCATCATCTCAACTCCCATATTCACCGCAACCTACGCCGTTTGGCTCTTCCACAATAACTACCTATCCTTCCCAAGGGCCTACGATGACGTAGCAGAGGTCTTTCAGATCAGGCGGAAGTTGTTAAGGGTAGTTATGCCTCTCTCGAGGACCTCAGTTTTCTCGGTCTTTCTCCTCTCCTTCATTCTGAACTGGCACCTGCTCTTCTACCCACTTATCCTCACACAGACTCCCTACAATTGGTCCTTCCCGCCAGAGGGCGCAGAGACCGTAACCGTGTTCGCCCTGGCCCAGATTTATTACAGGGCAATTAACTGGGCGCTGGTAGCCTCAGCTGCGCTCGTCGCTGCACTACCCGTCATGGTGGTTACAATCATAACCTTGAGCAGGATACTCAAGGGAGATCGTGGCGGTGGCCTAAAGTTCATTTGA
- a CDS encoding ABC transporter ATP-binding protein: protein MSVELRQVSKRYGKVQAVKGVNLKVEKGEFFVLLGTSGSGKTTILRSIAGLERIDEGEILIDNERVHHLPPGRRNVAMVFQNFALYPHKTVYENLSQPIENLDKGERDERINEISKRLDIHHLLERYPAELSGGQQQRVALARALVKRPKVFLMDEPLSNIDVPKRVAARDLIKEIQREESITTIYVTHDQTEAMALADRIGVMLNGELRQVGHPEDIYLNPNCVDVATFFGMSVVDGGLVKESGKVGVLPEHVDLGKGPYKGVVRNVEFAGNSYMVHLSVNGDKLRALSKVRPRIGEEVEFAITRYKVLGS from the coding sequence GTGAGCGTTGAGCTGAGGCAGGTCTCAAAGAGGTACGGTAAGGTACAGGCAGTAAAGGGAGTTAACCTGAAGGTAGAAAAGGGAGAGTTTTTTGTCCTTCTCGGAACATCAGGTTCCGGAAAAACAACTATTTTACGTTCCATTGCTGGACTTGAGAGAATCGATGAGGGGGAAATCCTCATAGATAACGAGAGGGTTCACCACCTACCTCCTGGGAGGAGGAACGTAGCCATGGTTTTCCAAAATTTCGCTTTATATCCGCATAAGACTGTGTATGAGAATCTGTCCCAACCTATCGAAAATCTAGATAAAGGAGAAAGAGATGAGAGAATAAATGAAATTTCCAAGAGACTTGACATTCACCACCTCCTTGAAAGGTATCCGGCTGAGCTCTCGGGAGGACAACAGCAGAGGGTTGCCCTAGCTAGGGCGCTGGTGAAGAGGCCTAAGGTCTTTCTCATGGACGAACCCCTCTCCAACATTGACGTCCCCAAGAGGGTAGCAGCTAGGGATCTCATCAAGGAGATCCAGAGGGAGGAATCAATTACCACGATCTACGTGACCCACGATCAGACGGAGGCCATGGCTCTCGCCGACAGGATAGGGGTTATGCTCAACGGGGAGCTCCGCCAGGTCGGCCACCCAGAGGACATTTACCTCAATCCCAACTGCGTGGATGTAGCAACCTTCTTTGGGATGTCAGTGGTTGACGGAGGCCTCGTCAAGGAGAGCGGAAAGGTTGGTGTCCTTCCAGAGCACGTGGACCTAGGTAAAGGTCCGTATAAGGGCGTGGTTAGGAACGTTGAGTTTGCAGGAAACTCCTACATGGTTCACCTCTCCGTAAATGGGGACAAGTTGAGGGCACTGTCCAAGGTGAGACCTAGAATTGGTGAGGAAGTGGAGTTCGCAATCACTAGGTATAAGGTCCTGGGGAGTTAG
- a CDS encoding extracellular solute-binding protein translates to MVSKNGREFGRKSRLGISTTMIAVIAVVVIVIAAIAGYMMLSRPSSTPQTPTNSGSGGSSSNGTTTSTSSTSSGGNTGNATTLNIIAWSGICGDYITEAGKLFEQQHPGVKVNVYTYPFSQYISVELTYLKAHSSQFDIMSYTPTSSALIAPYLVPLNLTQDFNTSDLIMPQETYAGIVYNYTTHQNITAGIAYATCVDTLVYNTTIFDNKTLQNEFYNEYHMNFSPQTWQNWTVVIDVDQFLTSHHVTKYGILLPDDTSHNIWNSYLVIFGYYYARNSSLNDGLISGLPEFQVYFQGKILPGYNFPLPSINSTAGVQALEVYKQLVSYMIPPSQVQITYDNIINYLPQSPGMISWPGPLGGLNQSQLEQLAYAPLPGGYAVAGSDFVGISKYSQHQQLALEFLQFLVSPQVQAKLFYMYEIFPISKEAYNILLSNTSLPSYERQWLTVMPTIAEEGWDVGPIIPPTYEQLLPTFNNEVLLYLEGQVNNPQQVLNTIASQWMQYLKSYYG, encoded by the coding sequence ATGGTAAGCAAGAACGGTCGTGAATTTGGTCGCAAAAGTAGACTTGGGATTTCCACAACCATGATCGCCGTGATTGCGGTGGTCGTGATTGTGATAGCAGCAATTGCTGGATACATGATGCTTAGCAGGCCGAGCTCCACACCTCAGACCCCGACGAACTCCGGTTCAGGCGGGTCATCGAGCAACGGGACTACGACTTCAACCTCCAGCACTTCCAGTGGTGGAAACACGGGTAACGCAACCACGCTAAACATTATTGCCTGGTCAGGTATATGCGGAGATTACATTACCGAGGCCGGTAAGCTGTTTGAGCAACAGCATCCGGGCGTCAAGGTTAACGTGTATACATATCCCTTCAGCCAATACATCAGCGTAGAGTTAACTTACCTCAAGGCCCACTCCTCCCAATTTGATATAATGTCATACACTCCAACGTCGTCGGCCCTGATTGCCCCCTATCTAGTTCCCTTAAACCTTACGCAGGACTTTAACACCTCCGACCTAATAATGCCCCAGGAGACGTATGCGGGGATAGTCTACAACTACACAACCCATCAGAACATAACCGCAGGTATAGCTTACGCGACCTGTGTTGACACCCTGGTTTACAACACCACAATCTTTGACAACAAGACCCTACAGAACGAGTTCTACAACGAGTATCACATGAACTTCTCACCCCAAACCTGGCAGAACTGGACCGTGGTCATAGACGTGGACCAGTTCCTCACCTCGCATCACGTGACCAAGTACGGAATCCTGTTACCTGACGACACCTCCCACAACATATGGAACTCCTACCTGGTGATCTTTGGATACTACTACGCGAGGAACTCGAGCCTAAATGACGGACTCATCTCAGGCCTTCCTGAGTTTCAGGTATACTTCCAGGGTAAGATCCTTCCCGGCTACAACTTCCCATTACCCTCCATTAACTCCACCGCCGGTGTTCAGGCCCTTGAGGTGTATAAGCAACTAGTCTCCTACATGATTCCGCCATCTCAGGTTCAGATAACCTACGACAACATCATCAACTACCTTCCTCAATCCCCAGGTATGATATCGTGGCCAGGACCCCTCGGAGGCCTGAATCAGAGCCAGTTGGAGCAACTTGCATACGCCCCCTTACCAGGTGGTTACGCCGTTGCCGGTTCTGACTTTGTGGGAATAAGCAAGTACTCTCAGCATCAGCAGTTGGCCCTAGAATTCCTGCAGTTCCTGGTCTCGCCACAGGTTCAGGCGAAGCTCTTCTACATGTACGAGATATTCCCAATCTCTAAGGAGGCCTACAATATCCTGTTGTCTAACACGTCTCTCCCCTCATATGAGAGGCAGTGGTTAACAGTGATGCCCACCATAGCCGAGGAGGGATGGGACGTCGGACCCATCATTCCTCCGACATACGAGCAACTCCTTCCCACCTTCAATAACGAGGTCCTACTCTACCTAGAGGGTCAGGTGAACAACCCACAGCAGGTCCTGAACACCATAGCCTCGCAGTGGATGCAGTATCTCAAGTCCTACTATGGTTAG
- a CDS encoding APC family permease produces the protein MDKDESGLAKDAIGLWGLVFYSISVILPGGAFAITGAAAIIYGGYSAPLAFILGGLAVFLSVIPVYFFSQYISSAGGYYKYIESSIPNKYLSKSVGFWQVFWVVGDMIAASSVIPWLSWAYSALFHVSLPLDVVLLLSLVIPVSCLLVSYFGISLSSRITIVVGTLQIAFFSVLGVALLLKSRHPSPVLRVEDFHSLFLSMVVGALLAYSGYGSIISLGEEAKLSRKTIKRAVMVSVSIMVLFFSFVVYSIVASAGPDLPVAQAQLAPGIYVTEELLGERVSSLALAIVLFSQVITSVLFGSSGARTVYSLAQDGFFPDFLKVTRRNGSPFRATAFIIGLGMIGSLSTIVPLILDYGVGKGLFYSFTIWATVITVLFLFIQIVTNMSLPFFLRRRGMKVKVLDHLLPSITGSSILVVALYYSLQNLDPPLNLIYFILVGLVITPLVMVYALHDSIEVEESPGGARPNHEGLG, from the coding sequence GTGGATAAGGACGAGTCAGGACTAGCAAAGGACGCCATAGGGCTCTGGGGACTTGTTTTCTACTCTATATCAGTGATTTTGCCCGGGGGAGCCTTTGCCATAACCGGGGCTGCAGCCATTATTTACGGTGGGTACTCGGCTCCGCTCGCCTTCATTCTCGGAGGGTTGGCCGTGTTCCTATCTGTGATCCCTGTCTACTTCTTTAGTCAGTACATCTCCAGCGCTGGGGGTTATTACAAGTACATTGAAAGCTCGATCCCAAACAAGTACCTGTCGAAGAGTGTGGGGTTCTGGCAAGTGTTTTGGGTGGTTGGGGATATGATCGCGGCATCCTCGGTGATTCCGTGGTTGAGTTGGGCCTACTCTGCCCTGTTCCACGTGTCTCTCCCCCTTGACGTAGTGTTGCTACTTAGTCTAGTAATTCCTGTGTCCTGCCTGCTTGTTAGTTACTTCGGGATAAGCCTATCATCAAGGATTACCATTGTGGTTGGAACTCTTCAGATAGCCTTTTTCTCTGTGCTGGGGGTCGCCCTCCTCTTGAAATCTAGGCATCCTTCACCTGTCTTAAGAGTTGAGGACTTTCACAGCCTATTTCTCTCCATGGTTGTGGGTGCTCTCCTGGCCTACAGCGGTTACGGATCAATCATATCCCTTGGAGAGGAGGCTAAGTTATCCAGGAAAACCATAAAGAGGGCTGTGATGGTGTCAGTATCCATCATGGTCCTGTTCTTCAGCTTCGTCGTTTACAGTATTGTGGCCTCAGCGGGCCCAGATCTCCCGGTTGCCCAGGCCCAGTTGGCCCCTGGTATATACGTGACAGAGGAGCTGTTGGGCGAGAGGGTCTCGTCACTGGCCCTCGCCATTGTCCTGTTTTCCCAGGTGATCACATCTGTGCTTTTCGGGAGCAGCGGTGCTAGGACAGTGTACAGCCTCGCTCAAGACGGGTTTTTTCCTGATTTCCTCAAGGTCACTAGACGAAACGGAAGTCCCTTCAGGGCTACAGCCTTCATTATCGGCCTTGGAATGATCGGGTCACTTTCCACAATAGTTCCCCTGATCCTAGACTACGGAGTCGGGAAGGGGCTGTTTTACAGCTTTACAATTTGGGCCACCGTCATAACGGTGCTCTTCCTGTTCATTCAGATCGTCACGAATATGTCCTTACCCTTTTTCCTGAGAAGGAGAGGGATGAAAGTAAAGGTCCTCGATCACTTGTTGCCGTCCATCACTGGATCCTCAATCCTGGTTGTGGCCCTTTACTATTCCCTTCAGAACCTGGATCCTCCCCTCAACCTGATTTACTTCATACTTGTGGGATTGGTAATTACACCCTTGGTCATGGTATACGCTCTTCATGATTCAATTGAGGTTGAAGAGAGTCCCGGAGGGGCAAGACCCAATCATGAGGGTCTCGGTTAG
- a CDS encoding AbrB/MazE/SpoVT family DNA-binding domain-containing protein, which yields MVKVTKKYQVTIPEDVRKKIGLKPFEEVEVVALNDNEILVRRKLRTVKDPLSILFGSQTDVEVPPEKVDEFAEE from the coding sequence ATGGTTAAGGTCACGAAGAAGTACCAGGTCACCATTCCGGAGGACGTGAGGAAGAAGATAGGGCTGAAGCCCTTCGAGGAGGTCGAGGTGGTGGCTCTTAATGATAATGAAATACTAGTCAGAAGGAAGCTGAGGACCGTTAAGGATCCGCTATCCATTCTATTCGGTTCCCAAACCGATGTGGAAGTGCCTCCCGAAAAGGTAGACGAATTTGCAGAAGAATAA
- a CDS encoding type II toxin-antitoxin system VapC family toxin translates to MQKNKYFIDSNIFFYAKIGDRKYGECSKKVIRKIYEGEAEGHVDVLVLLEVANALSKFHMKREEITREITAIISLPINIVDVSKEDIVESSEIDLKPYDALHYYVSRKIDARIISADSDFDKFGRVDPCEIDKI, encoded by the coding sequence TTGCAGAAGAATAAATATTTCATAGATAGTAATATTTTCTTTTATGCAAAGATAGGCGATAGGAAATACGGTGAGTGCTCTAAGAAGGTGATCCGCAAAATCTACGAGGGAGAGGCTGAAGGCCATGTGGATGTCTTAGTGTTGTTGGAAGTTGCGAACGCTTTAAGCAAGTTCCACATGAAACGGGAGGAGATTACTAGGGAAATCACGGCCATAATCTCGTTGCCTATCAACATTGTGGACGTGTCGAAGGAGGACATAGTTGAAAGTTCCGAGATCGATCTGAAACCCTATGACGCCCTACATTATTACGTTTCTAGGAAAATAGACGCAAGAATTATCTCCGCGGACAGTGATTTTGATAAATTTGGAAGAGTCGATCCATGTGAAATTGACAAGATATAA
- a CDS encoding DUF432 domain-containing protein, giving the protein MPVYEGNGKRFTIPDGMTLQELPVVSISTNVTTYFGINLESAVIVKPESTITFYVEVPLDLGVFVTDGKRYRQIDLKERFSKKYSLYGSVENGIVYRYWVSRVSDSPFFSEDRALTKVVVKNEADTIGDLKIVLFDVRYFSLFKDEDKVIGEEIRLERLKKGLAIVKPTNNPSIPGAKVMDYTPLNPFTRGIEMGEGT; this is encoded by the coding sequence ATGCCGGTATACGAGGGAAACGGGAAGAGATTTACCATACCTGATGGAATGACACTTCAAGAGCTTCCTGTGGTAAGCATATCTACCAATGTAACTACCTATTTCGGAATTAATCTCGAGAGTGCAGTTATAGTTAAACCAGAATCCACGATTACGTTCTACGTGGAAGTTCCGTTAGATTTAGGAGTATTCGTCACAGATGGAAAGAGGTATAGGCAGATAGACCTTAAGGAGAGGTTCAGCAAGAAGTATTCGCTTTACGGCTCTGTGGAGAACGGGATCGTGTATAGGTATTGGGTTTCCCGCGTATCCGATTCCCCATTCTTCTCCGAGGATAGGGCTCTAACCAAGGTAGTGGTGAAGAATGAGGCCGATACCATAGGCGACTTGAAAATAGTCTTGTTTGACGTTAGATACTTCTCCCTATTCAAGGATGAGGATAAGGTGATCGGAGAGGAAATAAGGTTAGAACGCCTGAAGAAGGGTCTAGCCATTGTTAAGCCCACAAATAACCCCTCTATTCCAGGTGCTAAGGTTATGGATTACACTCCCCTTAACCCCTTCACGAGGGGGATTGAAATGGGTGAAGGTACATGA
- a CDS encoding mechanosensitive ion channel family protein, whose protein sequence is MIQFINYLEAVLVVAISFVVARILVVVVKRRLHGELPVHVTQNLTKGIYYALIAVGIGIAIGITGINVTGLLVTGGVVGIILGLALQSTLSNFFAGLLIIFEKPFTVGQVVNYQGVIGTVVDIGLLSTKLYSWEGHFVRVPNSVLFTSQLVNYSKSIVRLVRIQFTVFQESDLNRIMEAVKNKLNEQWYVLVNPEVVVFPIQFTENGVQIEARAWTPQSTWFELYRNIGQVIDQALKELGVRYAYKKVILDEDGKR, encoded by the coding sequence ATGATCCAATTCATAAACTACCTAGAGGCTGTCCTAGTAGTTGCAATCTCGTTTGTGGTAGCTAGGATACTTGTAGTAGTTGTGAAGAGAAGACTACATGGAGAACTTCCGGTTCACGTCACCCAAAACTTAACGAAGGGGATCTACTACGCTCTGATCGCCGTGGGAATTGGAATAGCCATAGGAATTACAGGAATCAACGTTACTGGACTTCTAGTGACTGGTGGAGTCGTGGGCATTATCCTTGGTCTAGCCCTTCAGAGCACTCTTTCAAATTTCTTTGCAGGGTTACTAATTATTTTTGAGAAACCCTTCACAGTGGGACAAGTCGTGAATTACCAGGGAGTAATAGGCACAGTCGTGGACATTGGTCTCCTTTCCACAAAGCTATACTCTTGGGAAGGACACTTCGTTAGGGTTCCGAACAGCGTGCTTTTCACGTCTCAGCTCGTGAACTACAGCAAGTCGATAGTGAGGCTGGTGAGGATTCAATTCACTGTATTTCAGGAAAGTGATCTAAACAGAATCATGGAGGCAGTGAAAAATAAGCTCAATGAGCAGTGGTATGTCCTAGTGAACCCAGAGGTAGTCGTTTTCCCCATTCAATTTACGGAGAACGGAGTCCAGATTGAGGCTAGAGCGTGGACACCCCAAAGCACGTGGTTTGAGCTATACCGGAATATTGGACAGGTGATAGATCAAGCTCTTAAGGAGCTGGGGGTTAGATACGCCTACAAAAAGGTTATCTTGGATGAGGATGGGAAGAGGTAG
- a CDS encoding helix-turn-helix transcriptional regulator, with the protein MYSMRYLGLLMLLTLASLLTYGQQSVVIYYNGTVVAHLNNVSTFHVIGDNITDLRVIGSKFNLTGGYLFFYNTSRVTVIYVASFPKGVIQGTEPYNVTFNVIVPGTYTFAYIYPPPTSLETRGNLYNLTLQGSSLEVLYSTSSQSSSGFGKEDLIILVVVLVTDAVVGFFLYEYFRSRRRPVTEQVNQNQQMSQAQASQTVEEDEKEEEAELTTQELNDRDIMVLESFKRGARTLSDAVRDTGLPKSTVYRRIKKLVKLGYLVERREGGKIWYEVSQPPPDKPT; encoded by the coding sequence ATGTATTCGATGAGATATCTTGGCCTTCTGATGCTCCTAACATTAGCGTCCTTGCTGACATACGGTCAGCAATCCGTTGTCATATATTACAACGGAACCGTTGTGGCTCATCTTAACAACGTGTCCACATTTCACGTTATAGGAGATAACATCACAGATCTTCGGGTTATAGGTTCGAAGTTTAATCTTACTGGAGGTTACCTATTCTTCTATAATACATCTCGGGTCACGGTGATCTACGTTGCCAGTTTCCCCAAGGGCGTAATCCAGGGAACAGAGCCCTACAACGTTACCTTCAACGTCATTGTTCCCGGAACCTATACCTTTGCCTATATATACCCGCCACCCACATCATTGGAAACCAGGGGAAACCTATACAACCTAACTTTGCAGGGTAGCTCTCTAGAGGTGCTTTACTCCACATCTTCTCAAAGCTCGAGTGGATTCGGTAAGGAGGATCTAATAATCTTAGTCGTTGTTCTGGTTACTGATGCCGTTGTTGGTTTCTTCCTATATGAATATTTCAGGTCTAGGAGGAGACCTGTGACTGAGCAGGTGAACCAGAACCAACAGATGAGCCAAGCACAAGCGAGTCAGACTGTCGAGGAGGATGAGAAAGAGGAGGAGGCGGAGCTCACAACTCAGGAGCTCAACGATCGTGATATAATGGTATTGGAGTCCTTCAAGAGGGGAGCAAGAACCCTATCAGACGCAGTCCGAGACACGGGACTACCCAAGTCCACCGTTTATAGAAGGATCAAGAAGCTCGTGAAACTAGGTTACCTTGTGGAGAGGAGGGAAGGTGGGAAAATCTGGTATGAGGTGTCCCAACCACCTCCCGATAAGCCAACCTGA
- a CDS encoding Rieske 2Fe-2S domain-containing protein, translating to MQFLQFLAEFVILISLAGIFLYHLARGKVVEASPPTNGKRTVPLYSEGQRIFHWASFGALLIAGISGYYMLATTNLGLLNFHDWTLLPIGLLLLYHWVSDGRSGEMKLSLDLRVKRAKGKYHPLKRAYHVGVVLSIMGLGLTGLALWNPLKLSLLFPYFQDLLILHVLSALLLTSSAIFHVYLSLMPSNRPLLEAMKDGLLDEGYLRAHYDWTPSRKRVEKVVDEGRRTFLKTVGVTALALALVAILGRNSAPSSPSSSGSQGSLQTQASYGPIANANQLGPNSAKLFRLPNGSPGILVKLPNGQLKAYSAVCTHAGCTVGYLPGQQLIACPCHGAEFSPSNGGVIAGPAPYPLPQYPVTVDSSGNVYIGNVSSSSNTSGSTTGYGGDDGGNDN from the coding sequence ATGCAATTCCTACAATTCCTTGCCGAATTCGTAATCCTTATCTCGTTGGCGGGAATTTTTCTTTATCACTTAGCTAGAGGAAAAGTGGTTGAGGCAAGTCCTCCTACCAACGGGAAGAGAACAGTGCCCCTGTACTCCGAGGGGCAGAGGATATTTCATTGGGCCTCCTTTGGTGCGCTGCTAATTGCGGGGATCTCAGGATATTACATGCTGGCAACTACCAACCTTGGTCTACTCAACTTTCACGATTGGACCCTATTACCCATTGGGCTTCTCCTCCTGTATCATTGGGTAAGTGACGGTAGAAGTGGGGAGATGAAGCTAAGTCTAGATCTCAGGGTTAAGAGGGCCAAGGGAAAGTATCATCCTCTCAAGAGAGCCTATCACGTCGGGGTGGTCTTATCCATAATGGGCCTTGGGCTCACGGGACTTGCTTTGTGGAACCCATTGAAACTTAGCTTACTGTTCCCTTACTTCCAGGACTTGCTAATTCTTCACGTTCTGTCTGCCCTTCTCCTTACATCCTCGGCAATTTTTCATGTGTATCTGTCTTTAATGCCGTCCAACAGACCGCTTCTAGAGGCTATGAAGGATGGGCTCCTTGACGAGGGATATCTAAGGGCCCATTATGACTGGACTCCTTCTAGGAAAAGAGTGGAGAAGGTTGTGGACGAGGGAAGAAGAACCTTCCTGAAGACCGTGGGAGTCACGGCTCTTGCCCTAGCTCTAGTGGCAATACTTGGAAGGAATTCAGCCCCATCGTCTCCCTCCTCAAGCGGATCCCAGGGAAGTCTTCAGACTCAAGCGTCATACGGACCCATAGCCAATGCAAACCAGTTGGGTCCCAACTCAGCCAAACTGTTCAGGCTTCCCAACGGCTCCCCAGGGATCTTGGTTAAGTTACCTAATGGTCAATTAAAGGCCTATAGCGCAGTGTGTACACATGCAGGTTGTACGGTTGGTTATCTGCCAGGGCAACAGCTCATAGCGTGTCCCTGTCATGGGGCAGAGTTCTCCCCAAGCAATGGAGGAGTTATTGCTGGTCCGGCTCCATATCCGCTTCCGCAGTACCCCGTTACAGTTGACAGCTCTGGCAACGTCTACATTGGAAACGTTTCTTCATCCTCTAATACCTCTGGATCAACCACCGGTTATGGGGGCGACGATGGTGGAAATGATAATTGA
- a CDS encoding archaellin/type IV pilin N-terminal domain-containing protein: protein MLHLKGKKISSKGRKGLSNIVGSLLMIVLTIVAALLLGHFAFGLFSSNSHNAQISVSDVSLINPGGTGLQAGGSGVSVALTITDTGNDPVNITSITIGGVTFQNPTLGGKTTYVTIQPGQSVSFTATITGATTGLTGTLTSSSGITYSSGTNAVSSSTFNVGSTVVVQVSAIDIVTHQALATQISTVVQD, encoded by the coding sequence ATGTTACACCTAAAAGGCAAAAAAATCAGTTCAAAGGGTAGAAAGGGACTCTCAAACATTGTGGGGTCCCTCCTCATGATAGTATTAACAATCGTGGCAGCCCTGCTTTTGGGGCACTTCGCCTTCGGTTTATTCTCGTCGAACAGCCACAATGCCCAGATCTCAGTGTCTGACGTGAGTTTGATAAATCCCGGAGGTACAGGACTTCAGGCTGGTGGAAGTGGCGTAAGTGTTGCTCTAACTATAACTGATACTGGTAACGACCCTGTGAACATAACTTCCATCACCATAGGTGGTGTGACGTTCCAGAATCCTACGTTAGGAGGAAAAACTACTTACGTTACAATACAGCCAGGACAGAGTGTATCCTTCACTGCAACAATAACTGGGGCAACAACTGGCTTAACGGGTACTCTGACCTCTAGCTCTGGAATTACCTACTCTTCAGGTACTAATGCTGTTAGCTCAAGCACGTTCAACGTGGGTAGCACTGTGGTGGTTCAGGTTAGTGCTATCGACATAGTGACTCACCAGGCTCTGGCGACCCAGATAAGCACCGTGGTCCAGGACTAA